A region of the Curvibacter sp. AEP1-3 genome:
GGCCAAGCTGGAACTCCCCTTTGAGCTGATCGCTGACACAGAAGAAAAAATGTGCCACATGTTCGGCGTGGTCAAAAACAAGATCATGTACGGCAAGAAGGTCAAAGGCATTGAACGCAGCACCTTCCTGATCGGCGCTGATGGCCTAGTCAAAGAAGAATGGCGCGGTCTGAAAGTTCCAGGTCATGTGGATGACGTGCTGAAGGCTGTGAAGGCCCTCAAAAAAGCCGCCTGATTACCTTGTTGTTTTGATGCACCCGTTGGCGTTTGGCGTCACGGGGCTCATGCATAATGGTTCGCATGCCGTTGAAGCTTGCAACCGCGCTCCCCGAAAAAGCCGCCTTGGCTCAAGGCGGCTTTTTCGCTTTTTCGGCATTGCTTTTCCACTTCCCAACTTCTGCGAATCCACTCCATGCCACTGCCCCCTGCCCCGTCCAAGCGTGCCGATCGATTGACCGCCAAAGACTTTGAGGCTCCCGCGCGAGCATCCGCCCGCCCGGCCCGCAAGGCCACCCCAGAAGTTGTGCTACCCCAAACAGCCCAGGTCGTCCAGGAACGACCGGTCGCCCGGGAAACCAAGAAGTCCATACAAACTCCTGCCCCGACACGTGCACCCGCCACCGTGACAGCCCAGGCTCCCGCGCCTATGGCAATGCCTACGAAGTCCGTGTCCAAAGCGGTCGCCCCTGCCCCGGAAGCCAAGCGCAGCAAACGTGCAAAAACGAACGGCCCGAAAAAGCTCTTCGTGCTGGACACCAACGTCTTGCTCCACGATCCCATGTGCTTGTTCCGCTTTGAGGAACATGACATTTATCTGCCGATGATCGTTCTGGAGGAGTTGGACGGTCACAAAAAAGGCATGACCGAAGTGGCCCGCAACGCACGCCAAACCAGTCGCACCCTGGATGCGCTGGCAGGCACACCGGGCGCGGACATTACCGCAGGCTTCATGCTGGACAGCACCGGCCACAAAGACGCGCGCGGCAAGCTAATGTTCCAGACAGAGCCGCTGAACTACACCTTGCCCACCAGCTTGCCCCAAGGCAAGGCAGACAACCAAATTCTTGGCGTGGTGGACGCGCTGCGCCAGCACTACGCCCCTCGCGAAGTCGTGCTGGTTTCGAAGGACATCAACATGCGCGTCAAGGCGCGTGCTTTGGGCTTGGCCACCGACGACTACCAGAACGACAAAACTCTGGAAGACGGCGACTTGCTGTATTCCGGCTCGCTTGCCCTACCCTCGGACTTCTGGGCTACCCATGGACAGAGCGTAGAGAGCTGGCAGCAAGGCCAACACACCTTTTACAAGGTGGATGGCCCTGTGGTGCCCCAGATGATGATCAACCAATTCGTCTACTTCGAGTCTCCCGGCGAACCCAGCTTGTACGCGCGCGTGACCGAAATCCGCGGCACTACCGCGGTCCTCAAAACGTTGAAGGACTTCAACCATCTCAAGAATGCAGTGTGGGGCGTGACAACCCGTAATCGCGAACAGAACTTTGCGATGAACCTGCTGACTGATCCGGAAGTCGATTTCGTGACCCTCACAGGCACGGCCGGTACTGGCAAGACCTTGATGGCCTTGGCCGCTGGCCTGACCCAGGTGCTGGATGATCGACGTTATACCGAGATCATCGTGACCCGCGCCACCGTGAGCGTGGGTGAGGACATCGGTTTTCTGCCTGGCACTGAGGAAGAGAAAATGGGCCCCTGGATGGGCGCTCTGGACGACAACCTTGAAGTGCTTGGCAAGACAGACACCAACGCAGGGGAATGGGGCCGAGCTGCCACCAACGAGCTGATTCGCAGCCGCGTCAAGATCAAGAGCATGAATTTCATGCGCGGACGTACTTTCCTGAACAAGTACGTCATCATCGACGAGGCTCAAAACTTGACGCCCAAGCAGATGAAGACACTGATCACCCGTGCAGGGCCTGGCACCAAAATCATCTGCATGGGCAACCTTGCCCAGATTGATACGCCTTACCTGACAGAGGGCTCCTCAGGCTTGACCTTTGCCGTGGACAAGTTCAAGGGCTGGCCCCACGGTGGACACATCACCCTGGCCCGTGGCGAGCGTTCTCGCCTTGCGGACTTCGCCAGTGAAGTGCTATGAAATAGATAGCTACTCGCACACATGTAAAAAGGGCTGGAAGCCAAATTGGTTTCCAGCCCTTTTTCTATCGGGTTGACTGAAAAATCAGTAATCGTCCCCACCACTATGGGCCAGGTTTTCAAACTTGGTGAACCGGTTCATAAACGCGAGCTTGACGGTACCTGTCGGGCCGTTACGTTGCTTGGCAATGATCACCTCTGCCACGCCAGGTTCCTTGCATTGGTCCTTGGTGTAATACTCATCCCGGTAGATGAACATGATGATGTCAGCATCCTGCTCAATAGCGCCGGATTCACGCAAGTCACTCATCATGGGGCGCTTGTCGGGACGCTGCTCCACCGAGCGATTGAGCTGTGAAAGTGCAATCACCGGGCATTTGAGCTCACGGGCCAACATCTTCAAGCCCCGGGAAATCTCACCCAGCTCGGTGGCTCGGTTTTCACCGTCGCCGCCGCTGCCGCTCATCAGCTGCAAATAGTCCACCACGATGAGGCCTAGCTGCCCGCACTGGCGTGCCAAGCGACGGGCATTGGCACGCACTTCGCTGGAGTTCAGGCCCGCACTTTCATCGATGTGCAGTGAAATGGTCCGCAGCTTCTCAATCGCCTCCGAGAGGCGGGGCCACTCTTCATCGGTCAACTTACCAGTACGCAAATGCCCCTGATCCACCCGGCCGATGGAGCCGACAATACGCACGGCCAATTGGGCGGCGCCCATTTCCATCGAGAAGATGGCGACTGGCAAACCTTCATTCAGGGCGACGTGTTCCGCAATGTTGATGGCCAAGGCGGTCTTGCCCATGGAGGGACGTGCCGCCAGCACAATCAAATCGCCGGCTTGCAGACCTGCCGTCATGCGGTCGAAGTCAATGAAACCCGTGGGGACGCCGGTGACGTCGTTCGGGTTATCGGCCATCTCCTGCACGCGGTCCAGCAGATTGACCACCAGGCTATCCATGGACTGAAAGCCCTGCTTGTTGCGCTTACCGGCTTCGCCGATGTTGAAGATCTTCTGCTCGGATTCGTCGACGATTTCAGATACCGGGCGCCCCTTGGGGTTGAACGCATTCGTGGCGATTTCGTCACTGGCGCTGACCAGCTTGCGCAGGATGGATCGGTCGCGCACGATCTCCGCGTAACGACGGATGTTGCTCGCACTCGGCACGTACTGGGCCAAAGAGTTGAGGTAGGTGAGTCCACCCACCTCCTCTGCCTTACCCTGGTTCTGCAGGTGCTCGAAGACGGTAATGACGTCAGCCGGCTTGTTCCCGTTGATCAGCGTGCCAATAGACGCATAGATCAAGCGATGCTCGTGACGGTAGAAGTCCGCATCCATCAGGATGTCACTGACGCGATCCCAAGCCTCGTTGTCCAACAGCAGACCACCTATAACACTGGACTCGCCTTCAATGGAGTGAGGCGGCACCCGCAATTGGGCAATTTGCCGGTCGGACTCAAAGCCATCGAGAGAGGTAGGGACTGCTGACATGAAGTTTCCTTGGAACCCTTCATCCTAAAGCGGGCCGGAGCGCGCGTCGAGGGAAAGGCTGGGGGCAAGCTGTGGGAAAACTGTGCAAATAGCGGGATAAGTGCCCGCACAAAATACAAAAGCCGCAAGGGACAGGCCCTGGCGGCTTTTGTGCGGATACTGCCTGTTGCCAGGCGGCATGCCAAAGACTGCTTAAGCGGTTTCGCCGTACACAGACACAGTGATATCCACCACCACGTCAGTGTGCAGAGCCACGCTCACAGTGCTGTCGCTCACGACCTTGATAGGGCCGTTAGGCATGCGGATCTGGGACTTGGCCACTTTGTAGCCAGTCTTGCCCAGTTCTTCAGCGATGTCATAGTTGGTGACGGAACCGAACAAACGGCCGTCCACGCCAGCCTTTTGGGTCAACTTGATAGTTGTACCACCGAGCTTTTCGCCCAAAGCCTGGCATTCAGCCAACTTGGCTGCAGCTGCTTTTTCCAGTTCGGCGCGCTTGGCTTCGAACTCTGCCTTGGCAGATTCAGTAGCACGGCGTGCACGGCCGGAGGGGATCAGGAAGTTGCGAGCGTAGCCGTCTTTGACCTTGACGATTTCGCCGAGGTTGCCGAGGTTCACGACCTTGTCGAGCAGAATGATTTGCATGGTCGGGACTCCTTAGATCTTGTGCTGGTCGCTGTAAGGCAGCATCGCCAAGAAGCGAGCGCGCTTGATAGCGGTGTTCAGTTGGCGCTGGAAAATAGCGCGGGTGCCGGTCAGGCGTGCGGGGATAATCTTGCCGTTTTCAGCAATGAAATCACGCAAAGTGTCGATATCTTTGTAGTCGATTTCTTCCACACCGGTCACGGTGAAGCGGCAGAAACGCTTGCGCTTGAACAGCAGCGATTGGGTATTGCGCTTGGGGCGCTTGTCTTTGTTGAAACGTTTTGGTCCGGGCATGATGGACTCCTAAAAAATTAATCTTGCAAAAATTCTTGAATATGGAAAACGACTGACTTTCCCTGTCGTGCATTAGCCAAAAAACCGGTGAAGTTCCAGACACTGCCTATGGCTTGCTTGGCAAGCCGCTCTGCCAGAGTTCCGAAGGCCACCGCCTTGACTACCACCTTCACGGTTCTGCTGCTACCGGCTTCCTGAACGACTGACTCATGTTCGAGCCGCAGATTCAAGGCTGGTAAGCCTGCCGGTGTATAGCGCATGGTTTCTACCTCTGCGATACAAGCACCTAGAACCAATGAATTCGCTTGCACTCCTTAACGGGAAAGGTCCGTTGACCCGTTCAATTAGGCTTGGTACTCGGCCTGCTGGGCCTTGCGCGCGTCTTCACGCTCGACTGTCTTCATCATGGAAGAAGGACCGGTTTCGGCTTTCTTCTTGGACACAGTCAGGTGGCGCAACACGGCGTCGTTGAACTTGAATGCGTGTTCCAGTTCAGACATTACAGCCTGGTCGGCTTCAATGTTGACGCACAGGTAGTGGGCCTTGGCCAGCTTGTTGATCATGTAAACCATCTGACGACGGCCCCAGTCTTCAACACGGTGCACCTTGCCACCGCCAGCGGTGATCATGCCCTTGTAACGCTCCAGCATTGCAGGAACTTGTTCGCTCTGATCCGGGTGGATCATGAGGATGATTTCGTAATGACGCATTGATACTCCTTGAGGATTTCCCAGCATCTGGGTTGAAAAAGCTGCCCCCGGCGTCTAGACAGGGTGCAGCAAGGCGAAGCCCATGATTATAGCCTAACCCAAGGGAGGAGCCAAATCCCTGTCGTCCGGCGAGTCAGAAGAACTCAACAAGCTGACAATAACGGCGACCAGTACCCCGACAGGAACTCCAAAAACTCCAGCCGATACGGGTTGAATTCCAAACCAGAGATGTTCGCCTGACAATCCGAACCACTGCCGTAAAACCGGAAAGTTAAGCACCATGTAGACCACCGTGGTACCCAGCCCGGCCAACATGCCGGCCACCGCACCGGACCGTGTCATGCGCTTCCAGAAAATACCCAGAACCATGGCAGGCACAAAGGCCGCACCTGCAAGCGAAAACGACGCGGACACCAGATAGAGGATTCCAGCCGGTCGCTGTGCTGCCGCATAGGCAGCCATCAATGCCACCACCAACAAGGCGAACTTTGACAGCATCACCCTGCGCATGGCCTCCGCCTTGTTGCTATTGCCCTCAAAGTACACATCATGTGCAAGTGCATTGCCGATGGTCAGCAGCAATCCGTCTGCCGTGGATAGCGCTGCAGCCAAGCCACCGGCAGCCACCAGCACTGACACTACATAAGGTAGCCCGCCTATATCCGGTGACGCAAGCATGATCAAATCCGCCCCCAGCCGCAGCTCTGCGAACTGCAGCACCCCGTCACTATTCACATCGCTGAACGAAAGCAGATTCGGATCCTTGGACCATTGAAGCATCCACCCCGGAAGTGCATCAAAGGATTGCCCCACCAGATGCGCCATGACCTCGTACTTGACCAGAACAGCCAACGCCGGCGCCGAGAGATACAAGAGCGCGATGAAAACCAGCGACCAGGCCACCGACCTCCGCGTCTGGATAACGCCAGGAGTGGTGTAGTAGCGGGTTAAAAGGTGAGGCAAACCGGCCGTGCCCACCATGAGACAAAACATCAGCGCCAGGAAGTTGGCACGAGAAGTGTTGAATTCCGCTTGCTCATCCGCGTTGCCATCCGGATTGCCGGCAAAAGCCCGCGTTTGCGGTGCCATACCGCCAAGTACTCGTGCCCTCTCAGTGTTCTCAACAAGTCCGCGAGTCCACATGTCTCGTGCAGCTACCGCATCTTTGGGAAGTGCAGCCAGAGACTTGCGAGTGGCTTGAACCAAAGCATCCGGTGCCTTGCTATCGCCCAGGATCCTCAGTTGACGCCTCAGCTCCTCGCGCTCTTCCGCCAAAGAAGCCTCAACATCCAGCAGCTTGCGTCGGAACTCCTCCGCACGACGCGCATAGATAGCAATAACTTCCTGCTCTTGGGGCGAAACCGCAAACGAGGCTTCCAAATCGGTGATTTTCACCAGCTGTTGCCCATAAGCGAGGGGGGCGAACGGATTCCCGGTCTGCTGGTAAGACAGCCATGAGACAGGGATGAGAAACGCCAGAATAATGACTACATATTGGGTGACCTGCGTCCAAGTGACCGCCCGCATTCCACCCAAGAAGGAGCAGACGAGCACGCCCCCGAGCGCCAGAAGAATGCCGATCTCAAAATGCACCCCCGTCAAACGGGACGTAATCAAGCCGACGCCATAAAGCTGCGCAACTACATAGGTAAACGAGCACAACACCGCAGACCAAGCCGCAATTCGCCGCGGCCAGTGCCCGCCAAACCGAATCCGGAAGAAATCCGGTACGGTGTAAATATTCATGCTGCGCAAGTACGGTGCGACCAACAAAGCCACCAGGCAAAACCCGCCCGTCCAACCTAGCACGTAAGCCAAACCGCCCGGCTGCGTGCCCGAACCACTGAAACCTTGTGAATACAAGCCTCCGGCCAGGCTGATGAACGAAGCAGCGCTCATCCAATCTGCAGCAGTCGCCATGCCGTTATAGACACCGGGAATTCGACGGCCAGCTACGTAGTATTCATTCGCATCCGCAGTGCGAGCGAATACCCCGATTACCGCGTACAAGACCAAAGTCACCGACAAAAAAATGCCGGCGACCCACGCTTTCGGCAAGCCCCATTGTTCAGCCAGCGCCAAGGCCACAAGAAAGAAAAGCAAGCCAACTACAAAAGTCGCAAAGCGCTTGTGAAGGCTTGTCGTGTACTGCCGGTATTCAGTGGCATCAAACAAAAAGGCTTCCGCGGAGCGCCGGTTGGCAACGATGGCAAACGCGACCACGATGCCAATAAATATCAGTAGTGATCCCTGTGCCGCAAACCAATACGCGATCGGCCAGGAAAAAAAATTTCCGGGCAGATCGCGTGCAAAAAAAGTAACCCCGAAAGAGAAAACAAACCACAGCGCAAGCAGGCTCGCATGCAAGCGCCAGTTACGCCGGGTTGTCGTCTCTGGCATCAGACCGCTAGTTGCTGCCAGGTGGCAATCACGGAATCAGGATTCAGCGAAATGGAGGAAATCCCCTGCTGTTCCAGCCACTTTGCAAAGTCAGGGTGATCGCTAGGCCCCTGACCGCAAATGCCCACGTACTTGCCCTGACGCTTGCAAGCATCGATCGCCATGGTGATCAGCGCTTTCACGGCCGGATCGCGCTCGTCAAAGTCCGCCGCCAGGAGGTCCAGACCTGAATCACGATCCAGCCCCAAGGAGAGTTGGGTCAGATCGTTGGAGCCGATAGAGAAGCCGTCAAAGAACTCCAGGAACTGATCAGCCAGGATCGCATTGCTCGGAATCTCGCACATCATGATGAGCTTGAGGTCTGCCTCGCCGCGGCGCAAGCCATGACGGCCCATCAACTCGGTCACCCGTTTCGCCTGGCCCAGGGTACGTACAAACGGCACCATAACCTGCACATTGGTCAGCCCCATTTCATTACGCACACGCTTCAGCGCCTCACATTCCATGGCGAATGCCTCGCCGAACTCCGTGCTGATATATCGGGCGGCGCCACGGAAACCGAGCATCGGGTTTTCTTCTTCCGGTTCATACCGGCTGCCGCCGATCAATTTGCGGTACTCGTTGCTCTTGAAGTCGCTCAAACGCACGATGACTGGCTTGGGCCAGAAAGCTGCCGCGATAGTTGCAACCCCCTCCGCCACCCGGT
Encoded here:
- the rpsF gene encoding 30S ribosomal protein S6, whose product is MRHYEIILMIHPDQSEQVPAMLERYKGMITAGGGKVHRVEDWGRRQMVYMINKLAKAHYLCVNIEADQAVMSELEHAFKFNDAVLRHLTVSKKKAETGPSSMMKTVEREDARKAQQAEYQA
- the dnaB gene encoding replicative DNA helicase — protein: MSAVPTSLDGFESDRQIAQLRVPPHSIEGESSVIGGLLLDNEAWDRVSDILMDADFYRHEHRLIYASIGTLINGNKPADVITVFEHLQNQGKAEEVGGLTYLNSLAQYVPSASNIRRYAEIVRDRSILRKLVSASDEIATNAFNPKGRPVSEIVDESEQKIFNIGEAGKRNKQGFQSMDSLVVNLLDRVQEMADNPNDVTGVPTGFIDFDRMTAGLQAGDLIVLAARPSMGKTALAINIAEHVALNEGLPVAIFSMEMGAAQLAVRIVGSIGRVDQGHLRTGKLTDEEWPRLSEAIEKLRTISLHIDESAGLNSSEVRANARRLARQCGQLGLIVVDYLQLMSGSGGDGENRATELGEISRGLKMLARELKCPVIALSQLNRSVEQRPDKRPMMSDLRESGAIEQDADIIMFIYRDEYYTKDQCKEPGVAEVIIAKQRNGPTGTVKLAFMNRFTKFENLAHSGGDDY
- a CDS encoding VC_2705 family sodium/solute symporter, producing MPETTTRRNWRLHASLLALWFVFSFGVTFFARDLPGNFFSWPIAYWFAAQGSLLIFIGIVVAFAIVANRRSAEAFLFDATEYRQYTTSLHKRFATFVVGLLFFLVALALAEQWGLPKAWVAGIFLSVTLVLYAVIGVFARTADANEYYVAGRRIPGVYNGMATAADWMSAASFISLAGGLYSQGFSGSGTQPGGLAYVLGWTGGFCLVALLVAPYLRSMNIYTVPDFFRIRFGGHWPRRIAAWSAVLCSFTYVVAQLYGVGLITSRLTGVHFEIGILLALGGVLVCSFLGGMRAVTWTQVTQYVVIILAFLIPVSWLSYQQTGNPFAPLAYGQQLVKITDLEASFAVSPQEQEVIAIYARRAEEFRRKLLDVEASLAEEREELRRQLRILGDSKAPDALVQATRKSLAALPKDAVAARDMWTRGLVENTERARVLGGMAPQTRAFAGNPDGNADEQAEFNTSRANFLALMFCLMVGTAGLPHLLTRYYTTPGVIQTRRSVAWSLVFIALLYLSAPALAVLVKYEVMAHLVGQSFDALPGWMLQWSKDPNLLSFSDVNSDGVLQFAELRLGADLIMLASPDIGGLPYVVSVLVAAGGLAAALSTADGLLLTIGNALAHDVYFEGNSNKAEAMRRVMLSKFALLVVALMAAYAAAQRPAGILYLVSASFSLAGAAFVPAMVLGIFWKRMTRSGAVAGMLAGLGTTVVYMVLNFPVLRQWFGLSGEHLWFGIQPVSAGVFGVPVGVLVAVIVSLLSSSDSPDDRDLAPPLG
- a CDS encoding PhoH family protein, with the protein product MPLPPAPSKRADRLTAKDFEAPARASARPARKATPEVVLPQTAQVVQERPVARETKKSIQTPAPTRAPATVTAQAPAPMAMPTKSVSKAVAPAPEAKRSKRAKTNGPKKLFVLDTNVLLHDPMCLFRFEEHDIYLPMIVLEELDGHKKGMTEVARNARQTSRTLDALAGTPGADITAGFMLDSTGHKDARGKLMFQTEPLNYTLPTSLPQGKADNQILGVVDALRQHYAPREVVLVSKDINMRVKARALGLATDDYQNDKTLEDGDLLYSGSLALPSDFWATHGQSVESWQQGQHTFYKVDGPVVPQMMINQFVYFESPGEPSLYARVTEIRGTTAVLKTLKDFNHLKNAVWGVTTRNREQNFAMNLLTDPEVDFVTLTGTAGTGKTLMALAAGLTQVLDDRRYTEIIVTRATVSVGEDIGFLPGTEEEKMGPWMGALDDNLEVLGKTDTNAGEWGRAATNELIRSRVKIKSMNFMRGRTFLNKYVIIDEAQNLTPKQMKTLITRAGPGTKIICMGNLAQIDTPYLTEGSSGLTFAVDKFKGWPHGGHITLARGERSRLADFASEVL
- the rpsR gene encoding 30S ribosomal protein S18, which produces MPGPKRFNKDKRPKRNTQSLLFKRKRFCRFTVTGVEEIDYKDIDTLRDFIAENGKIIPARLTGTRAIFQRQLNTAIKRARFLAMLPYSDQHKI
- the rplI gene encoding 50S ribosomal protein L9, translated to MQIILLDKVVNLGNLGEIVKVKDGYARNFLIPSGRARRATESAKAEFEAKRAELEKAAAAKLAECQALGEKLGGTTIKLTQKAGVDGRLFGSVTNYDIAEELGKTGYKVAKSQIRMPNGPIKVVSDSTVSVALHTDVVVDITVSVYGETA
- the priB gene encoding primosomal replication protein N, producing the protein MQANSLVLGACIAEVETMRYTPAGLPALNLRLEHESVVQEAGSSRTVKVVVKAVAFGTLAERLAKQAIGSVWNFTGFLANARQGKSVVFHIQEFLQD